From Spiroplasma endosymbiont of Amphimallon solstitiale:
TAATTTTTGGTCATCCATACTTTTCTACATAATTAAAAGAAAAATAAGTATATTCATATTCTGCTTGAATATGTGTATATGTTTTTTTAGTTATTAAGTTATTAATTAAATTACTAAGTATTTTTAATTTTAAATCTTTCATAACTCTTGCACGTTTTTCAATATTAAATTCTTCATCTGTAAAATATCTAGTTCTTTTCTCTATATTATCTCAATATATTCTTCTATTAAAAGTTACAAATCCAATTTCAGTATTTACTGTTCTATTACGTTTTTTAGAAACTTTATATCTTTCTTTTTCTTCTGCAGTTCTATTTTGAAAAAAATTTTCATCTCAATCCTCGACTTCTTTGACAAAATATGATTTAATATCATTGATTTTATTGTTTAAATAATTTTGAAAATTAAATATTTTTCAACACCTTTCTATTGATTTTTTAACTCCAAGCATTGTATCAAATTTATTAATTTAATGTTGAAAAATATTTAGTTTCATAGTATAATATTAAAGAACGATAAAATTGATGATAATGATGTATTTCTATGTTTAACGTTTAAAGATAACTTTTATTAGTTATCTTTTCTTTTTTAATAAAATAATGTACAATAAAGAAAAATATAAATAGAAAAGGAAAATAAAAATGGATTATTTATTGTTAACTGAAATAAAAGAAGTAGATCCACCTATGACTGTATTTTATATTATGTTAATTCCTTTATCATTAGCATGAATGGCATTTGCTCTTCATTTAATTAATTTAGGATGAGAGTTATGTGAAAAAAATAATCCTTTTGGAATTGTATTGTTTACTATTTCTCTAAATATTATCGGTACTATTATTGGTGCTATGATTATGTATAAATCACAACATCCGGAATTTAAGTTTTGAAAAAGTTTAGGAAATAAAATTAAGAAAATGTTCAAATTTAAGAAAAGAAAAAATAAAAAAATAGCAGTATAATGCTATTTTTTGTTATAATTATATTATAAAAATTCAATAAAAAAGTATAGGGAGTAATTAATATAGTTCATAAGTTATTTTGAAAAGGTTAACTTAAAGATTATATTAATTATATCATAAATTTTTTTGTTTCCTGAATTGTAAAATTAAAAAGGACACTTATATAAAAATTAAATTGTGTTAATTCTATAATTAAGAAAAGAAAGGAATTAGCACAATGTATAAGTATCTGACTATTGAATCAATAATAGCAATAAAAGAATATAAAAGTTATGGATTTTCGATTCGTAAAATAGCAAAAGCCATTGATTATAGTAAATCAACTGTACATAGAGTTTGTAGATTATTAAATCAAAACTTATTACCATTAGAAATATTGAATAAAATTCAAAAAAATAAACAAAATGCAGGTAGAAAATTAATAATTTTAACTTTAATAGAAATTAATACTATTAATCATTTGTTAATTACTAAAAATTATGCTCTTGATATAATTGCTAATTTTTTAAAGGAAAATAAAATAAAAAGTATTTCAACAAAAACTTTATATAACATGTTTAAAACAAATCGAATGGGTTTTGATGAAAATAACTTATTGAGAAAAGGAAAAAATAAACCTCACAAACAAAAAGAAACTAGGGGCAGAATTAATAATTGTAAGTCTATTCATGAAAGAAATTTAATCATTCCTAATATTAAAAATATAGAAGAATTTGGTCATTTAGAGGGTGATACTATCATTGGTAAAGATCATAAAAGTTCTATTATTACTTTAGCTGATATATGATCAAAAACCACAATTCCTTTAGCAACTAAAAATAATAAATCAGAAAATATTACAAAAAGTATAATAAAATTTATTTCAAAGTTACAAAAAGGAACAGTTAAAACTATTACTTTTGATCGTGGTAAAGAATTTAGTAAATGAAAATTAATCGAAAAAAATTGTAATGTTAAGATTTATTTTGCAGATCCTAGTAAACCTTGTCAAAAAGGTTTAAATGAAAATAATAATGGTATTTTAAGAAGATATTTACCAAAATCTACAGATCTATCTTCATATAAACAAAAAGATTTAAATACTATAGCATTTCAAATTAATTCTACACCCAGAAAATCACTATCTTATAAAAGACCAATAGATTTAATACAATTATTTTAAAAAACTGTCCCATTTATATTTACAATTCAGGAATTTATTAATTTTTTGATCTTTTCGCTTAACTTTAAAATCTAAAATTGTTTCTTTGATATGATTTGAAATAGTGATAAATAAAATTAAGGGACGGTTAAAAAATAATCAACTAAAACAAATAATAATCATTAATATATTTAATATAAAATTAACAAAAAAAGTTGTGTAACCTAAAAATTCTAGTATAGTATTACCAATTAATCCACCAACAAGATAAGAGGGAAAGAAACTATCAATAGTTCAATTATTAAAGGAAATAGGTGATTTGAAAAATCCGTGATAATTATTAAAAATAGTTGAATTTCATCAAGATTGATAATAATCATTAATTAAATTAATATGAAATTTATTATTAAATCAAATATTATCATAACGACTAATAATAGTAATAGTTTCAATTGTTCAAGCGCAGCATATAATAGTAGTAATTATTGCTCAAACAAAGGAAGCTTTAAATTTAAAATAATAATTAAAACAAAGTGGAATTAAAGATATATATAATAATGTATAAATTAAATATTTGCTTCATCCAAATAAAAAAGAAAATATAAAGTCGTCTAAAAATTTACCAATTGGTAGTAGTCTTAATAAACTAAAAGTTATTAATAACAATAAAATTAGAGTACCTAATAAGATACCAATTTTATTATTATTACTATTTTTAATTTGTTTAATTTTAATATTTTTAAAATCTTTCATAATTTTAAACTCCTAACTTTTCTATTTTAAATTTATTGGTTGAGTGATTGTATAAAAATAATATCATATATAGGGGTGTTTGTTACTACTTACTAACCATTTTAATAAATATTATTATGATGTGAACTATTAGTAATTTTTAATTATTTTTTTTTAAAAATATACAATATATATAAATTAAAATATTATTAATATAAGGAGTAAAAAATGATATTTGAGTAATTTTATTTTGTATGTGTTTACTAGTGATAATTATATTGACAATTTCTTTAAATATTATTAGTACTTTAATTGATTATATGGTTATATATAATAAACAATATCCATAGTTTAAATCTTGAAAAAGAATAAAAAATAAATTAAAAGAGAAAAGTAAAAATTAAAGATGGCAATGTTTAGTAATCTGTGTAACTTACAAAAATAACTATGTTTAATTAATTCTAGTAAATATAATTAAATGACTAGAAAGAGTGAGTTACAGATGGCTAAAAAACAAAATATTAATAATAATGATCCAATATCAAAAGCAGTAGATTTATTATTAGAAAATACTGGAGATTTAACAACAGTTTTTAAAGAAGGGGGTTTATATAAAGAATTAACAAAACGTTTAGTTGAAAAAATGTTGAATTCTGAAATGCAAAATTATTTAGGATATGAAAAAAATCAACATAGTAATACTGAAAATGCTCGTAATGGTACAAGTTCAAAAAAATTAATAACTCAACAAGGTAAAATTGAGATTGATGTACCAAGAGATCGCAATAGTGATTTTACTCCTGTAATAGTTGCAAAAAGACAGTGAAGATTTGATGGTTTTGATCAACAAGTGCTTTCACTATATGCAAAAGGTATGACTCTATCTGACATTAGAATGCAGTTACAAGAGTTATATCATGGTGCTGATATTAGTGAAAGTGTTATTAGTCAAATTACTGATGATGTTATTGATGATGTCAAAACATGACAAAATCGACCATTAGAAAGCGTTTATCCGATTGTTTATTTTGATTGTATAGTAGTTAAAGTTCGACAAGATAAACGGATTATTAATAAATCAGTTTATATAGCATTAGGAGTTGATTTAGAAGGTAAAAAAGATGTTTTAGGCTTATGAATTAGTGAAAATGAAGGTGCTAAATTTTGATTAGCTAATTTCACAGAAATGAAAAATCGAGGCTTAAATGATATTTTGATTGCTTGTAGTGATAATTTAACAGGCATGTCAGAAGCAATACAAGCAGTTTATCCTAAAACAGAACATCAATTATGCATTGTTCATCAAATTCGAAATAGTTTAAAATATGTTTCATACAAACATCGAAAAACTCTAGTTACAGATTTAAAACCAATTTATAGTGCATGTAGTGAAGAACAAGCAATGCAAGCTTTAGAATCATTTGAAAGTAAATGAAATAAACAATATCCCCAAATTGCTAAATCTTGATATAAAAATTGAGAAAATTTGATGATTTTTATTAGTTATCCTGCAGAAATCAAAAGAGTAATTTATACAACAAATGCTATTGAATCTGTTAATAGTCAATTACGAAAAGTTATTAGAAACAAAAAAGCTTTTCCTAATGATATGTCAGTTTTTAAAATATTTTATTTAGCAATTGAAAATATAACAAAAAAATGAACATTGCCTATTCAAAATTGAAATACAGCAATTGTTCATTTTATGATAAAATTTGAAGACAGAATTAATCTGAACTAGTACTTTGTAAAACAAAGATACACAGATTTCTAAAAAGCCTCCTTCCTGATGTTTGTCCTTCTTTATCACTCTGAACTATTGTTAAACCTTTAGCAAGATCTACTTTTACTCAACCTTCTGGCATTTTTGATCCAACAGGCATTCATTTATATTCACTAGGAATTCATTGTCCTTTACTTTCATCTGATTTTTTATTTTTTTCTTGACAATCTTTTAATTGTTCTTCTAGTTCTTCTCTTTTTTCTTTACATTCTTTTAACTGTGCTTCTAGTTCTTTTCTTTTTTCTTTACATTCTTTTAAATCTTCTTCTAATTTTTTAACTTTATCTTCAAGACCTTCTAATTTTTTATTTTTTTCTCTACATGCTTTTAATTGTTCTTCCAATTCATCAATTTTATCTTCTAGTTCTTTAATTTTTTTTGATTTATCTAATGATTCTTTTACTGATTTTGCATAAAGACTACTTATTTCTTTTAATTATGTAGAAAAGTATGGATGACCAAAAATTATTCATCAATTTACACTTAAAATATTATTTTTAATTAAAAATTTGTTAAAAGTAACATTATTTAGTGTAAAAATTCTCTAAAAATAACACTTTATCATGTATCATTACTTTTCTACAAAATTAAAGCTTATTTCTTCTAATTCATTAGCTGTTTCTTGCAATTTTTTATTTAATTTTTCCATTTTTGCTTGACAGTCGCTATCATCAACATTAACAGTAGTAACACTTTCTCAACTATCTTCTTCTACTGTCTTATTTTTTTCATTTATCATTTTTAAGTATCCTCCTTTTTATTAAAATTCTCATATACTATTTTTATTAATAATGAAAATTATTGAAAATATTATTTTGTTTCAATTTTAAATAAGATTTATTTAAAGATAATTTTAAATAAATCTCACTTAAAGTTTACAACTGAAAACATTACTATACAATAAACTTTCCTAGAAAGCAATTATTAATAAAATTGAAAAACAATTAAGTTATAAAAATTATTAATTTAATTATTTTAAAATAATTAAATTAACATACATTAATATTTTAAACATTTGATAAGATAGTGTAAAATAATTAGTAGTTTAGTAGTTTAGAAAAGGCTTAAAAAATGACATTAATCAACACGTCTGTGAATCAAAAAATTTTATTAACTGGTTATAAAAGATTTTGTTATTCTTTTAGCAAAATTTTATTAGTTATTCTATTATTTCCTTTTGTTTATTTTTATTCAAAAAAATATCAAAAACAATTTTTAGAATTTTGCTTTTCTTATCAAAAAGAAGGTAAATTTAAAATAAATAACAAACAAACAGTTGATATTAATAGTTTTAATTATCATCAATATGATTGTCAAATTAAAGATCTTAATAAATATGGCTATCCAATTGATTGAAAAAAAGAAAATTATCAAGAATTTACCATTAAAAATGATAATAATCAAAACATTAGTTGTCTAACTGTCATTCAAAAAAAGAAAAGTGATAAATGAGTTATTGGTTTTCATGGTTGAACAGAAAATAAATATTTAGCATTAAGATTAGTGTCATGATTTTATGAAGAAGGATACAATATTTTAACTTTTGATAATGTTGCTCACGGTAAAACTTATGGCCAATATAGTGACATTGGTCTTACTTATGCTGAAAATATTAATTGTTTAATTAATTGAATAAAAGATAATTATCAAGTTAGCAGTATTGGTTTAATTGGTAATAGTATGGGTGCATCAACAATTAATTATTATTTATTTAATTATAAAGTAACCAATTTAATTAACTGGGCAATTACTGATTGTGGATTCTCTAACCTACTTGTTCAATTTCGTTACGTCATGCAATATCGTTATAAAAAACCTTGATGATTAATTAGTAATGGTTTAACAAAAAGATATCAAAAATTTACAAATACAAATATTTTAAAATATGATTTATTAAAAAAAAGCAAAACAAGTTTTCAAGTTCCTACCTTATTAATTCACGGTAAAAAAGATAATTTTGTCGCATTTTTCATGGCTAATGTCATTCATAATTATCAAGTTAAACTCCATTATAAAAATTATGATTATTTATTTTTGGAAAATATTGGTCATATTGAAACCTTACCAAATGCTTATCAAACTTACATTAATAAACCTGAATTGTAAAATTAAAAAGGACACTTATATAAAAATTAAATTGTGTTAATTCTATAATTAAGAAAAGAAAGGAATTAGCACAATGTATAAGTATCTGACTATTGAATCAATAATAGCAATAAAAGAATATAAAAGTTATGGATTTTCGATTCGTAAAATAGCAAAAGCCATTGATTATAGTAAATCAACTGTACATAGAGTTTGTAGATTATTAAATCAAAACTTATTACCATTAGAAATATTGAATAAAATTCAAAAAAATAAACAAAATGCAGGTAGAAAATTAATAATTTTAACTTTAATAGAAATTAATACTATTAATCATTTGTTAATTACTAAAAATTATGCTCTTGATATAATTGCTAATTTTTTAAAGGAAAATAAAATAAAAAGTATTTCAACAAAAACTTTATATAACATGTTTAAAACAAATCGAATGGGTTTTGATGAAAATAACTTATTGAGAAAAGGAAAAAATAAACCTCACAAACAAAAAGAAACTAGGGGCAGAATTAATAATTGTAAGTCTATTCATGAAAGAAATTTAATCATTCCTAATATTAAAAATATAGAAGAATTTGGTCATTTAGAGGGTGATACTATCATTGGTAAAGATCATAAAAGTTCTATTATTACTTTAGCTGATATATGATCAAAAACCACAATTCCTTTAGCAACTAAAAATAATAAATCAGAAAATATTACAAAAAGTATAATAAAATTTATTTCAAAGTTACAAAAAGGAACAGTTAAAACTATTACTTTTGATCGTGGTAAAGAATTTAGTAAATGAAAATTAATCGAAAAAAATTGTAATGTTAAGATTTATTTTGCAGATCCTGGTAAACCTTGTCAAAGAGGTTTAAATGAAAATAATAATGGTATTTTAAGAAGATATTTACCAAAATCTACAGATCTATCTTCATATAAACAAAAAGATTTAAATACTATAGCATTTCAAATTAATTCTACACCCAGAAAATCACTATCTTATAAAAGACCAATAGATTTAATACAATTATTTTAAAAAACTGTCCCATTTATATTTACAATTCAGGAAAATAAAAAGTTTTATCAATACATACGAAATAAAAAAATAGAGATAGGAAAAAGACATGAAATTAAAAAAGAAGTATTCGTTTTGAGTAATATTAATGATGGCAATTTCTGCCACAGTTGGATCATCAGTACTAATTTCATTTGGACAAGTAGCATTTCAAAGTGGATTTAATCCGATTTTAATGATATGTGCCTGAATTTTAGGCGCTATTTTAATTTTGCCAGAAATGTTATTACTAGCAGAAACTGCTATTTCTTTTCCAGGAAATGGAAGTGCTTATTATTGATTAAAAAAAGCAAATTGAATGGCTTGTTCGTTTTGATTGGGATGGATTTTAGTTTTAATGGTTAGTGCTACTGCCGTTGCTTCTGCTACTTTAGCATTAGGTAATATTATTGGTACTTTAGCTCATATTACTAACCAATGGTTGATAAAATTATTTGGAATTTTAATTTTATTTGCATTAGCTATAATCCAAATATTTATTAAAAATAGTTCTGGAAAAACACAAATTATTTTTACAATTTTAAAAGGATTACCAATTACTTTTGTTTTATTTATTGCTATGATTTATGGTAATACAGATAGCTTTAATAGTGAAATAGTTCAAAAAGATTTATCAAAAATTTTTCTTGCAACTTATGTTTTATTACCAGCAACAACAATGACACTATTTGCCTATTCAGGAATTGAAGCAATAACTTATGTTACTGAAGAAGTAGAAAATCCAAGAAAAAATGTACTTTGAGCTTTAATTGTTGCAACAGGACTAATTATCTTTTTATATTTAATACTATTAATTGCTTTGTTAACTATTAATGAACCATTTTCATGATTAGATAAAATGATGGATTTAGTAACGTTTGATATTATGCTATTATCAATAATCCTAATATTTCTCATGTTTTAGCTTATATTTTTTCAGGACTAGCAATTTTATTATTTGTTGGTTCACTAAATGCATTTCTACTTTATCAATCACGTTTAATTTTTAAAATGAGTGAAGAAAAAGATTTGTTTAAATTTTTTCAAAAAACAACTAAAAGAACTAATATGCCATGAGCTGCTATGCTACTATTAATATTTGCTGCTTTAATTTATATTTTATGAAATCAATTGTATGAAGTAACTAATTACTTTATTATTGCTATTAGTTTTTTAAAATTAATTGTTAATTCAGTCATTATCTTTTTAAGGCGCAAACATCCAGACTACCAAAAGATTTTTAATAATTTTTGATTTTACTTTTTCATTATTATTGGTTATTTAGGAGCAATAATTGCTATTGTTGGATCATTTTTAGCAATGTATTATTATGGTACACAAAATAATAATATGTGAGCATTATGAAATTCACTAATTTTAATTGCTGTTATGTTAGCAGGATATCCTGTTTACTATATTAAAAATTATGTAGTTAAAATTGTTAACAATTTTAAAAATCAAAAAAAAGATAATCAATCATAAAAAAATAATCTTATACCTTATTTACTTTCTTGTGCTAATAAAAAATTTTTAATATGAGCACCATAAAGATAATTAACAATATTCTTATTTTTATTAACAACACGATGACAAGGAACAATAATTGCTAATGGATTTTTACTTAAAGCTGAACCCACTGCTCTACTTGCTTTTGGATAACCTATCTTTTGCGCTAATTCTTGATAAGTTAAAGTTGTCCCAAATTGAATAGTACAAGTTTTACTCCATACTAATTCTTGAAAAGGAGTTCCTTTTAAAGCTATTGGTAAGTTAAAATCACTTAATTTTTTATCAAAATACATTGCTAATTGTTTTAAGCAATTAACTACCACTATATTACTACTATCCTTAGCAACTTGACGAGTATTAACAAAACTAACTTTTACTACTTGTTCTACAACTACTATGATTTCAATTAAACCTATTTTAGTAGTTAAATAACCATATTTTTTCATATTTTTTATTACCCCTTTATTTTATTTAAACTATTACTTTCTTTTACAAGTTTTTGTAATATTTTATTATCAAAATTTTGTTTTAACAAATCTGAATTTTCAACAATCTTTTCAATAGATCAATCTCACCATTTTATATTTTGTAATTTTTGAACTATTTTTTTAGAAAAACGATATTTTATAATTTTAGCAGGATTATCACCAACAATAGCATAAGGAGGCACATTTTTTGTAACTACACTTTTAGCTGCAATTACTGCCCCATTACCAATAGTTACCCCTCTTAAGATTGTCACATCATGACCAATTCAAACATCATTTTCTATCACTGTTGGTGATTTAATCGGAAATTTATCTAATTTATCTTTTTCTGTAACTTCTGATAAATTTAATGATTTATAAAATAATGGTAAAGGAAATGTTGAAACTGCACAATAATTATGATTGCCACCATTCATTATAAATAAAGCACCTTGCGCAATTGAACAAAATTTACCAATAATTAATTCATCATCTATCATATTTGGAAAATGATAAATTATATTTTTATTTTCAAAATCAATAGCTGCTTGCTCACCATTAAAATCATGATAATAAGTATAATCACCAATAAAAATTTTAGGTTTAGTAATATAATTTTTTATTAAAAATATTGTTGGTATATGAGGATTAATTTTAGTATTTGGACTTATCAAAATACCTTTTTGTGCTTTATCGGTCAACTTATTTTACTCCTTTATTTTTCACTTTCAATACTCAAAATTAAATCACGAAGTGAAGCTGCCTTTTCAAAATTTAAATCTTTAGCTGCTTGTAACATTTCAACTCTTAAATCAGCAATTATCTTTGTTTTAGCAGCTATTTTTGTTTTACCTTTACTTGAATTTAAAACTTTTAAATCAACATCTAATTCTCTAGTACTTACGATTTCACTCAACGGTTTTTTAACAGTAACTGGTACTATATTATGTTTTTTATTATAAGCAAGTTGAATTTCTCTTCTTCTTTGCGTTTCTTCAATTGCTTGTGTCATTGCCTCTGTCTTAATATCTCCATATAGTATAACATGACCATTAACATTTCGTGCTGCGCGACCAATAGTTTGGATTAATGATTTAGTATTACGTAAAAAACCAGATTTATCAGCATCCAAAATACAGATTAATGACACTTCTGGTACGTCTAATCCTTCACGTAATAAATTAATACCAACAATAACATCAAAAACACCTTTTCTTAAATCTAACAAAACTTTAGTACGTTCTAATGTTTTTAATTCATTATGAATATAAGCAACTTTAATTTTTTGTTCTTGTAAAAAATTTGATAATTCTTCTGCCATTCTAATTGTTAAAGTAGTAATAAATACTCTTTCATTATTTTTTGTTCGTAATTTTATTTGATTAATAATATCTTCCATTTGATTTTTAGTTGGTTTAATTTCAATTGTTGGATCTAATAAACCTGTGGGACGAATAATTTGCTGAACTGGTACATTAAAGGGTTCAACTTCATTTTTAATTAAAGATAATTCATAATCAGCAGGAGTTGCTGAAGTATAAATAACTTGCTTTAACTTATTAGAAAATTCATTAAAATTTAAAGGACGATTATCCAAAGCACTAGGTAAACGAAAGCCATATTTTACTAGTGTTTCTTTTCTGCTACGATCAGTATTATACATTCCTCTAATTTGTGGTAATGTCATATGAGATTCATCAATAATTGTTAAAAAATCATCTGGAAAAAAATCAATTAAAGTATATGGTGCTGAACCCACTTCTCTATTTTCTAAATGACGAGAATAGTTTTCAATACCACTACAAATACCAAATTCTTTTAAGGATTCTAGATCATGTTCTGTTCTTTGTTCTAATCTTTGCGCTTCTACTAACATATTATTTTTTCTTAGTTGTGCTAATGTTATTTTTAACTCTTCAGTAATTTTAATAATTGCCTGATCAACACGACTTTTACTAGTAATATAATTTTGCGCAGGAAAAATTGTAATAAAGGGAAAACGTTCTAAAACATTAGCGCCTAATGTATCAATACGTGCTATTTCTTCAATTTCATCACCAAATAAACTAATTCTTAAATAAAATTGATCATTTCAAGATGGAGCTAACTTTATTAAATCACCTTTTGCACTAAAACTACCCGGTTCTAATGTAATATCATTACGTACATATCCATTTTTAATTAGTCTTAATAATAAATCTTTTCTATTAATTTTTTGTCCTTTTCTCAATTCAAAAAAGTTATCTTTATATGCTGTTGGTTCTTGTTCACCATAAATTGCTGCTACTGATGCTACAACAATAACATCTTTACTAATAGATAAACCATTTAAAGCACTTAATCTTAACATTTCAATTTCTTGATTTTGTTTAGAATTTTTATCAATATAAGTATCAGTTTTTGGTAAATATGCCTCGGGTTGATAAAAATCAAAATATGAGACAAAATATTCAACGCGATTTTCAGGAAAAAAAGTTTTCAATTCTCCATATAATTGCATAGCTAATGTTTTATTATGTACTAAAATTAAAGTTGGTTTTTGCACTTGCGCAATAATATTGGCCATTGTAAAAGTTTTACCCGTACCAGTGGCTCCTAATAATACTTGGTATTTAATATTATTTTTAATAGCTACTACTAATTTTCTAATTGCTTCGGGTTGATCACCTGTTGGTTTATAAGGTGCTTTTAATTTAAACATAACTTTATATTCCTTTAAAATATTCTATATACAATACCATATTATTTTAAATAAAAATAATAATAAAACTTTTATAAAATTAAAATTATTATAAAACAATATAAATACTATACTTATTTTTTGATTTTTATAAGTATAAAAAATTATAATAAATTTCTTAAAAAATTTAAAGTTTAGTATCAAATAAATCCAATGTTTAAAATTGAGTTATTATCTTTTATATTTTATTTTACTTAAAATATAGTAAAATTTTAGCCAGATAATTAAAATAATTTGGGAGATTGTCAAAAATCCGAAATAGATTACTTCATATATAGTCTTATTATAAATGTTAGACAAGAAATAATTAGGATTTTTATGTAATTGTAAGTCTATCTTACTACTATTTTAAAAGTATTACAACTAAGATACTTATAATAACTTTTACTAAGTGCTAAAATTAACAAATAAATTTAAGGAGATTTTAAAGATGAAAATTAAAAAATTACAGTTAATAACTGCATTACTATTTATTTTAACTATTTTAATTATGAGTACCGGTTTAACATTAATTGATTTTAGTAATTATCATTCAAATATGTTTAATTTGTTAACAAAAAGTTATGAAAAGTTAGAAAAAAATGGATTTGAATTATTAAAAACAAT
This genomic window contains:
- a CDS encoding UPF0236 family transposase-like protein — protein: MLGVKKSIERCWKIFNFQNYLNNKINDIKSYFVKEVEDWDENFFQNRTAEEKERYKVSKKRNRTVNTEIGFVTFNRRIYWDNIEKRTRYFTDEEFNIEKRARVMKDLKLKILSNLINNLITKKTYTHIQAEYEYTYFSFNYVEKYGWPKIIHQFTLKILFLIKNLLKVTLFSVKIL
- a CDS encoding IS30 family transposase, whose amino-acid sequence is MYKYLTIESIIAIKEYKSYGFSIRKIAKAIDYSKSTVHRVCRLLNQNLLPLEILNKIQKNKQNAGRKLIILTLIEINTINHLLITKNYALDIIANFLKENKIKSISTKTLYNMFKTNRMGFDENNLLRKGKNKPHKQKETRGRINNCKSIHERNLIIPNIKNIEEFGHLEGDTIIGKDHKSSIITLADIWSKTTIPLATKNNKSENITKSIIKFISKLQKGTVKTITFDRGKEFSKWKLIEKNCNVKIYFADPSKPCQKGLNENNNGILRRYLPKSTDLSSYKQKDLNTIAFQINSTPRKSLSYKRPIDLIQLF
- a CDS encoding IS256 family transposase; translation: MAKKQNINNNDPISKAVDLLLENTGDLTTVFKEGGLYKELTKRLVEKMLNSEMQNYLGYEKNQHSNTENARNGTSSKKLITQQGKIEIDVPRDRNSDFTPVIVAKRQWRFDGFDQQVLSLYAKGMTLSDIRMQLQELYHGADISESVISQITDDVIDDVKTWQNRPLESVYPIVYFDCIVVKVRQDKRIINKSVYIALGVDLEGKKDVLGLWISENEGAKFWLANFTEMKNRGLNDILIACSDNLTGMSEAIQAVYPKTEHQLCIVHQIRNSLKYVSYKHRKTLVTDLKPIYSACSEEQAMQALESFESKWNKQYPQIAKSWYKNWENLMIFISYPAEIKRVIYTTNAIESVNSQLRKVIRNKKAFPNDMSVFKIFYLAIENITKKWTLPIQNWNTAIVHFMIKFEDRINLN
- a CDS encoding alpha/beta hydrolase; translated protein: MNQKILLTGYKRFCYSFSKILLVILLFPFVYFYSKKYQKQFLEFCFSYQKEGKFKINNKQTVDINSFNYHQYDCQIKDLNKYGYPIDWKKENYQEFTIKNDNNQNISCLTVIQKKKSDKWVIGFHGWTENKYLALRLVSWFYEEGYNILTFDNVAHGKTYGQYSDIGLTYAENINCLINWIKDNYQVSSIGLIGNSMGASTINYYLFNYKVTNLINWAITDCGFSNLLVQFRYVMQYRYKKPWWLISNGLTKRYQKFTNTNILKYDLLKKSKTSFQVPTLLIHGKKDNFVAFFMANVIHNYQVKLHYKNYDYLFLENIGHIETLPNAYQTYINKPEL
- a CDS encoding IS30 family transposase; the protein is MYKYLTIESIIAIKEYKSYGFSIRKIAKAIDYSKSTVHRVCRLLNQNLLPLEILNKIQKNKQNAGRKLIILTLIEINTINHLLITKNYALDIIANFLKENKIKSISTKTLYNMFKTNRMGFDENNLLRKGKNKPHKQKETRGRINNCKSIHERNLIIPNIKNIEEFGHLEGDTIIGKDHKSSIITLADIWSKTTIPLATKNNKSENITKSIIKFISKLQKGTVKTITFDRGKEFSKWKLIEKNCNVKIYFADPGKPCQRGLNENNNGILRRYLPKSTDLSSYKQKDLNTIAFQINSTPRKSLSYKRPIDLIQLF
- a CDS encoding amino acid permease, which gives rise to MKLKKKYSFWVILMMAISATVGSSVLISFGQVAFQSGFNPILMICAWILGAILILPEMLLLAETAISFPGNGSAYYWLKKANWMACSFWLGWILVLMVSATAVASATLALGNIIGTLAHITNQWLIKLFGILILFALAIIQIFIKNSSGKTQIIFTILKGLPITFVLFIAMIYGNTDSFNSEIVQKDLSKIFLATYVLLPATTMTLFAYSGIEAITYVTEEVENPRKNVLWALIVATGLIIFLYLILLIALLTINEPFSWLDKMMDLVTFDIMLLSIILIFLMF
- a CDS encoding methylated-DNA--[protein]-cysteine S-methyltransferase, which produces MKKYGYLTTKIGLIEIIVVVEQVVKVSFVNTRQVAKDSSNIVVVNCLKQLAMYFDKKLSDFNLPIALKGTPFQELVWSKTCTIQFGTTLTYQELAQKIGYPKASRAVGSALSKNPLAIIVPCHRVVNKNKNIVNYLYGAHIKNFLLAQESK
- a CDS encoding CatB-related O-acetyltransferase, whose protein sequence is MTDKAQKGILISPNTKINPHIPTIFLIKNYITKPKIFIGDYTYYHDFNGEQAAIDFENKNIIYHFPNMIDDELIIGKFCSIAQGALFIMNGGNHNYCAVSTFPLPLFYKSLNLSEVTEKDKLDKFPIKSPTVIENDVWIGHDVTILRGVTIGNGAVIAAKSVVTKNVPPYAIVGDNPAKIIKYRFSKKIVQKLQNIKWWDWSIEKIVENSDLLKQNFDNKILQKLVKESNSLNKIKG